The DNA segment CTAGGAGACCCTGTTATTGATTCTGTAAAAGAAAGTTCATCAGTATCAGtatcttcaaaattcttAACATCCCTTTTAAAACCTTTgtcttcattattattttcttcctTTTTGTCATCTAAGCTAACTTCAGAGGTAGATATTGATTCTATTACCTCAGattttgttgttgctgtATCTATTATTTCGGATTCCTCTAATGGTGTGTTGATTACTTCAAAgtctttttcaatttcctTTTCAGATTCTAGCAtcttataataatatccTGATTTTGAAACTGTATACTCTTCATCACTATTGCTGCCCATGGTATCAAGGTCAATACTTCTTCTGTCACCATCTTCACCTTGTAACTCATCTGATATGATAACCAACTCCTCTTTGTTCCCCTCCACATGTTCTTCAACGGTAAAATTACGTTCAGTCTCCTCATCTTTATCCTCATCTTTATCCTCATCCTTATCctcatcttcatttttgtttttattttcatcttcCTCTTCATCAAAACCCTCCACTGTATTGGTAGATATActctttaaaaaatattcttttggGATGTGATCcccttcttcttcatcagaaGAACTTACGTCAGGAACATCTTGAAACTCTTCAGTTTGTGGAATTATTGGCGTCATTTCTTTAGATATTTGTACCATTAAACTATCTAGATCGGCATTCACCGATTTACtttgatttcttttcatCAGCGATGGAGATGCATTTAAATTAGTTGCACTGGATGAAACCGATAGATTAGCATCTTTGCTTATGTTACTTGAATCTTGCTCATCAACATTCACATCTTTTTCAGCCTCATTTTCTTTCTGCgtataatttaatttggGAAGCACTGGTAAACTGTTTTGCGAGCTTTGTAATTCGCTAGCAATGGAACTTCCTTTATCCTCTTCGTCACCACTACTGTTCCAATCGTCACCATTATAAGAAGTTTGTGATGCACTGGCCCATCTATAGGACTTTTTTCTTCCAACTTGTTCTGACATCAATatacatgtatatattaaaatgcACTTAACTCGTCTGCGAATCTATATGTTCTTATAAATTCGTGATATTCTACTGAAAGGACTCAACCTAAAAAACGGATTGCTATAATACGTTCCTCTTTAActcaaatttgaaaacagCAAGCAAATAACTACTGTATTTCGCAGactaaattaatatatcaattagTTCTCTTAATAAACTTCAACTAGAGATCACAAATTAGttctaaattatattcGTAAATAGAAAAAGCCTCTCCGTTAACAATGATCGCCTGCTGAATATAACAAGTATTTATCGATTattcaatgaatataaCAGTAAAACACACCTTTAAACGTCTCCTAATCGATTAACAGCACAGGTTCACTCAcaatatgaattattaactttattatACACTACAAACTATCTAAAGTAATCAAATTATAGTCTGTCTTACCTTTGAGAGTTCCCattcattttaataaatcgctaattttgaatatttttttttaagaattaatttttaGAAACAGATAATATAAggaaatattgaatttaaagaatatttaaaagaagaatttgttttgaagaatatcgttaaaatattatacaCCGTCGTTTAAGGAGGATATCACATACCCACAttcacacacacacacataaGTTAAGTTAATATGCTACAAGAGGTTGTCTATTGCGGAGTTTGCACTTTCCCACCTGAATACTGTGAGTTCACTGGTAAATTAAAACGTTGTAAGGTTTGGTTAAAGGAAAACCATTCTGATTtatatgaaaaattatatggAGACGAAGAAGTTGGTGATAAGGAAGTTAGTGGTGTAGCTAAAAACTTAGCAGACTCTTCTATCGGCgaagaaagagaagagAAATTGGAGAAAGATTTGAAGAGATTACAAACTAAACAAGAGAATAGAGAACAAAGAGAATTAGCCAAGAAACTATCCTCAAAGGTTGTTATTAAGAGAGAGGCTAGAACTAAAAGAAAGTTTATTGTGGCCATCTCTGGTTTGGAAGTGTTTGAAGTTGatatgaaaaaattagCTAAAACTTTTGCTTCGAAATTTGCTACTGGTTGTTCTGTTTCAAAGAATgctgaaaagaaagatgaaGTTGTTATTCAAGGTGATGTCTTAGAAGAAGTTCAAAAACATATTAAAGGTATGCTAGAAGAAAAAGGGTTGAAAGATGTTAAAATGGAAATAATCGACTCTGCTAAGAAGAAAAAGCAACCTGAAGGTGCTGAAGGTGCTCCTGCCACAAATGGTAAAAAGTAAATTTCAAGTATATagaatattcaattaaatatgaGACAACTTGCAACTAGCATAATCGtgtaatatatttcaatatcgAATAACGAATACTTTAGtagaatatatttaatcatgatatatgatttattcttgtaattcttgctatatatatatatatataatattggtttttaaaaaatacatgCGCGgctaaaatatcatttatatataaaggaaagaagaaaatcGGAAAGGTATTTTCTAGTAaagataattatattaGTTTATTCTTCCAAATTTACGATAAGTTATAGATCGGTTTCTGTAAGTATATAACAGAGGAAACCAATACTTCATGAATATTTAACTTTAATATGATGGACTATGTCTGAGTTTGGTACGTTCAAATAGGTAGGTACGGAAAATGCATTCGACTGTCATAGCACATGCTGAACTAAAATTTAACATATGGAAATGGACTATCGAATGCAGAGTTGCATTGTTATAAGTTATTCATAAATGCTACATATGAATACCACtatttgtaatatattACTCTTATGTAGGCGGTATGGCAAGTACGTGACCGTAATCAGTAGATCACGTGATAACCTTAGTGATGAGAGAGttaacaatattatctgatattcaatatttatatactaCTTCACAACAGCAAGgctaaaaaaatatgaaaaacTAATCAAAAGTTTaacattaattttatacATACATTTACCTGAATAAATGTTAGATggaatttgaatttcaatcaattctttaaagGATTCTAATTTTGTTATCAATTTGAAAAGTAGATTTATACTTCCCATTAAGAAGAGACTATTTCAATCACAGCTTTACTTACTTTTGACATCAATTTATGGAGAGAGAAAGAGGGTgtataaaaatttatagaGAGATACCTAAAGATAAAgcaattaattaataagaATGATCTCTATTGCTCAAACTTTATCATCCAGGTTAATTGGAGCTAACGTGTTCTGCTCTGCggatgaaaatttaaataaggTTCTTACATTACAATTTCGTGTTCATTATCATGTTTTTGGATTAACTACCACTAAAGCCATcggtaataatattgaagtAGCAGACATTCAGCCAAAGAATGCTAATGTTTTATTGAGTGATTGTGAAAAGCTTTTGAGCAAAATTAAATCTAGCGAACCAACAAGAGatttattacaaaaaatattattcaattgtatGGGTATGATTTCATTTCATACCAAAGATATCCAAAAGTCGAAGAATTTCTTCCAAAAATCCAATTCTATTAAGATCAATGCTGaagatcaaaaaaaatttgaaacttATCTAAAGTTAGAAAGCTTATACTATGGAAgcaaaataaataataataacttaCAGTTATACtatgataatttattgcCTGTTCTGAACAACCGAATTCCAAGTGAATCAAATGGGCTAACTATGCATGTGCTCCAATTAATTTTGGAACAATTGAAATCTAATACAAACGATGATATCaaaacttttttttcattgtttaAGTCAGATTCTCCCGTTTCTTCTGGTTTGTTACCACTTATTGTATGCTATATTTATAGAaccaataaaaatataaaattagatGAATTTTTCCTATCAATTGGTAACGACATAATTTCAAAGGCAAAATTTCCAAGTGCTgaagaacaaaataatgaagaacTCGAACAATTTTTGGTGTTTTTAGATCTATACTTCAGAGATGAATACACCAAGTCTGTTTCAAATAAGTGGAAACAATTCCTAATTTCATCCATTGCATCAACATTTCAAAGCATATCAGTTGCAAGAGCAGCTCTTGTATATTTCGGTAAATTTGGTGAATCAGAAAATGACATGAAAGAGTCAATACTAAACTTTGTAAACTATACAAAGTATAGTAATAAAGAAGCAGAATTACAAGAGGAGGATAATATTGAGGAATATAGAgatataatttctttaattgatGCATATGCTTATACATTAAAGATAGCTCACGATGAATCTactaatattgaaaatctTTATGACTTTGACGATACATCAATTGCTTTGTCGAATTTACTAAAAACAGTTTATGagcaaaataattttaattttatagaTAATAATGACGCATCTGACTGGAAAAAACTATCTTTAAAGTTAAACTTACCTGGTAATGTCAAGTTTGTTTTATTCAATGCTTGGAAAACACTTTATGAAATAAGACAAAATAAACTGGAATACTTGACATCTAacaatttatcaatatatttggCAAATTCCATTTGTTTAGTTAACGATTTAGAGCAAACATTGCTTCCAGAATTGGAGTTTTTGTATGCATATAATCTCGCACAACAAAGACAGTTGGAACCTGCAACATCCTTTTTAAAGTCTGTTACTTTGGAGAAGTTCCCAGAACACTATAAATCATGGCATTTGTTGGCTTTATGCGATTCCGCTGTCAACGAAGATAAAGAAACTgcatttaaaattgtttgTTCAGTATTGGAAGCGATGAAATTAAGCCTGGAACAGAATAAATTGACTCCTAGTGACAGGTGGCAATATATCCATTTACAATTAACTCAATTGAGTATTGTTGAAGATAACTTCGGTACTTCAGAAGCTCTTGATCTGTTGCCCGAAGTATTAGAGCTTTACTCTACATTATTCCCAGAAGGATCTGAAGATTCGTTCAATTTAGGGACTGAAGTTTCTCAATCTAAGGAATATTTACTTCAAACAATCTGGAATTTTGCTGCTAATATGTACATGAATATCAATGAAGAATTTTTGGAGCAAGCTGATGATGCCATTACCGAAGCAGTGAATGTAAGtaagaaattcaaaaatttaaactGTAATATTACAAAAGGTAACCTTTTCTTAACTCAAGAAGCCCCAAACAAGGCTCTAAAAGAGTTTGAATATGTTTTACATTAcgataaatataatttggAAGCTTTATTAGGATTAGCTGAAATAGTACTAGATTCCGgcaaaaatgaaaaaacaTCTAATTCGCCAGATGAATATTATACATTAGTACcacaaaataatatgaaaCAAAGAACCTATTCtaacaatatttttgcCAACGAAAAAGATCAATTAGCAACAATTGCTAGGTTAAAATATTTGCTGGAATACGCGACAAGTCATAAAGTGGAAGCTTATTACTCTGCAGAAATATGGTGGTACctatctttaatatatgaaaAGTACCAAGATAAACGTTACAAGTCATCTATAATGAATTGTATTAGATTTAAAGAAGCTACGCCAATTCGTAGTTTTAAATTCTGTAACTActaaattttgttaatatttctatattgaatatataaaatatgtcATAACCAATGAaacataaaattaaagTGTTAAGTAATAAATTGCGTATATATTCACATACacatttgataatatttagGTTTCcattatataaatcataGAAATAGTTAAAGTGAAGCGGCAAGAAGCTAAGCAAAGTgctttaaaatttcttcaGCAGCTTTAACACCTGAAACAACCATGGCACCGAATGTTGGACCCATTCTGTTACAGCCAGCTAATTCAGCAACTTCCATACCAGCAAAGTATATTGATTCAACACCAGCATAAGAACCGGAATTCTTAACAACACCAGCTTCAGCTCTGTTCATGTCAAGACCCTTCATACCGACTAAGTTATTAGAGTTATCAATTGAGACAATCCTCTTGGCTGAGAAGGCACCAAATGGACCATCATGACCAGTAGTGGATAAAATAACACCATGTTTTTGGGAATGATCACGAGTACCGTCTTGTTTGTAACCGGCTAATTCAATGACATTTGGATCCATACAACTTTGAGTATCGTGGTTCATTGTAACCAAAGTCCAGTTGGTAACAACACCGGCAACTGTAACTGAATCACCACCCTTTGATGATGGTCTAGTAATCAAATCTTCAACAGCAGTGGCATTGAATAACTTAACATTTGGAAATTGTAAAACTTTAGAAATCATTGTGGAAGTAAATAAGGCAGCATGTTTAACAACAACGTAGTCACCTTCATCCTCATATGGAATACCAACTTCCTTTAAAAACAAGTCAGTTGGCTTTCTCATAACCATTGCACTGAATAATTGACCAGAGACCCAACCACCACCTCCACAGGCTAAGGCACTTTCAACTAAgacaatttttaaatcagGCCTATTCTTGGCAATGACATAGGCTGCAGATAAACCAGAAGAACCACAACCGACGATTATAACATCAGCGACAGCGTATTTATCCATATCTGCGAAGTAACGAGAGGTCATGGCACGGGAAACAGTGGACTCAGTAATTGGAgcaaatttaaaatcagaCCAGTCATCAGTCTTGACTATGTCAGACAAAGCATGACAGATTGGTCCACTAGAGACCTGCAATTGAGGTTGAGTTTCAGTTTGAGTTGAAGACATTTTCTATTctgttaataaaatttagtGTTTTAGGATCCAAGTTATTGGTTGATGATACTTTCTATAAGTTTTTAATTTGCAAATACAGATATGATAATTGATGAAACtaaaattcaatttgaAAACTTGAAAATATGGTCTCAATTTATACGTTTTTTCCCATTCAATTGTCCAATGTTTAACATCatcaattcaattattgACCATAATGTGTTTCACTAAATTATTGCATTCAAATATAGACATTATATCAGcatatttaaatcaacTGTTTTAGATCCCGGTTATTGCATAATCTATACTGTGCATGAGCGAGAATGAGAGTAAAATCCTTTAAAAAGCAAACAATCGTTATCAGTTTAACcgttattaaaaataaagtgCTACcttaatttaaaatcaatagacataatattatattttatttactgACACCTTTTagttgaatatttttcagaTGCTTATTACTGACATTATTCGCAATGTCTATTACTGATATTTCTCGGCCGAAAGATTTCTGATGCAAAGTGGAAGCAACCTCATCTCATTTCATTTCGACATGCTTAACCTTGTCGTTAACTATGGATCTATAAGCATATCAGAAGCAAAAATGTGTTATATCATTGGAAAAAAACCTTAAAGATAGCATTGTTCgcaattgaattgaatattttttgttccAAGGAAGGTATAATTTAGTGCCTGACCTTTTTATCAAGTTACTATCTAGTGCCAAAGCATATTGTGCTAGCAGAAATTCAAgcatttcaattttatgcATATTTAGAGAGTAAACTGTTTTCATAGATATTTTGGTCTTTCAAAGGAATAATACATGTAACCatctaaataatttttgtatatttttgcGTCATTTAGAATAGGATTCACTATGTGATTCTCTTTagttcaaaaaaaaatcaattgataGGGATTAAATCAAGTATcgttttatttaattcgATTCACGATAACTACAAACTATACAAtttaattacaataatcaattataaatatgcTAATTTTACTACTTTCTAATTGGAAAATAGCCTTCAGAGTACTAACCGAGCAACAATtaaattgtaaaaattAAAGCTAATGGAAAATGAAGGCTgtgataatttaattaaaacaattgatttaaaattatagaCAAAAGTTACAATCATCtttatatatgcatatacCTGAATCATGTAGGATACGTTCTTTCAAACTGATAACATCAAACTTTTATTTCGTCTCTTAATAGTTACTATGGAGTCTACAACTTCAGGTTTTGATGAACATCAGAATCTTTCAGACCTGTcgaaaagaaataataaagataatgtTCAAGAGGATGTGGTAGATCAAATTGACGATAACAAAACCCAAATAAATGAGAAAAAGAACGTTTGTGCTAAAAATCACCTTGGATTTGGCAATATACTGGTAAAAATCGAACCAATTCTTGGTCCTCTTCTTATTACAATATTATCCTTTGTAGTAagattttataaaattgataGAAACAAGAATGTCGTTTGGGATGAAGCTCATTTTGGTAAATTTGGCTCATATTATATCAAACATGAATTTTATCATGATGTACATCCACCTTTAGGTAAAATGTTAATCGCATTAAGTGAATGGCTAGCAGGATTTGATGgtgattttgattttgaatcaaataCAGCTTATCCTGCTGGCGTAGATTTTAAGTTTATGAGACAATTCAATGCAACATTTGGTGCATTATGTGCACCAGTCACTTATTACACTGCCAAATGGATGggttttaatattttaactgTTTATTTGGTATCCATTATGGTGACTTTAGAACTGTCATATATTGCGTTATCAaagtttattttattagattcAATGTTACTATTTTTTACTATGACAACTTTTTCTTGTATGgttaaaatttataatttgagAAACAAACCATTCACACCACAATGGTCCATATGGATGCTTTTAACTGGTATTAACATTGGATGCGTATGCTCAGTGAAATGGGTAGGTTTATTTATAACTGTTATTGTTGGGTTATACACAATCGTGGAACTATGGGCTCTCTCATGTGATGCTACGTTATcaagaaagaaatattacAAACATTGGTTGATCAgaataattgatttaataataataccatTTTTAGTTTATATGAATTGTTTCAAAGTTCATTTCTCATTACTGTATAAGTCAGGAACGGGTGATGCATCAACAAATACATTATTTCAAGTCAATCTCGAAGGGACACAGATTGAAAACAGTCCAAGAACAGTTATGTTTGGCTCCGATGTCACAATTCGTTCTCATGGTTTAAGCCCAAACCTGTTACATTCTCACATTCAAACTTATCCGGTAGGATCATTACAGAATCAAATTACTGGTTATGGGTTTTCTGacgaaaataataaatggACTTTTAAATTTGCTAGAGAAGATGGTATATTCTTTGATTCTAACAATAAAACTGTAAATGGAGAACTAATAGCTGTAAAGGATGGTGACACTGTCAGATTAAATCATAAAAGTACTATGAGAAATTTACACTCGCACTATGTGGCTTCTCATGTATCACAAGGTAATTTTGAAGTCTCTGGTTATGGAACTGACGAGGGGGGTGATGCAAAAGACAATTGGATCATCGAGATCGTTcaacaattaaaatcaaacaATCCTGACTTTCATCAAGAAGATTCAGAAAATATACATCCAGTTTCCACTTTTTTTAGACTGAGACATCAAGAATTAGGTTGTTATTTAGCCTCTACAGGATTTTCGTATCCAGGTTGGGGTTTTAAGCAATCCGAAATTGTTTGCAAGAACTCTTGGTCTAAGCGTGACAAATCGACATGGTGGAATGTGGAAGATCATTGGAATGATATGCTGGAAATTGAAGATGACTATGTTCCACCAAAATCTAAATTTTGGACTGATTTTATTCTAATTAATTTTGCTATGGCTGCATCAAACAATGCTCTAATTCCCGATGATGATAAATACGATAATTTGGCATCAGAACCTTGGGAATGGCCAACATTACATATTGGGTTACGTATGTGCACTTGGGCTCATGATGTATACAGATACTATTTAATTGGATCTCCATTCAATACATGGCTTTCAACAGCTTCACTTTTTGTTTGCATAATAATTTTGGCATATACATTATATGAATGGAGAAGACAAAAGATTCATCTAAATGAAAACAACATATGGAAGCTATCCATACAATTTGTTTTCCCTTTTATTGCATGGGTCACTCATTTTGTGCCATTTCTGATAATGGGAAGAGTTACATAtgttcatcattatttaccTGCACTTTATTTTTCTATGTTAGTGTTTGCATCCACAGTCGACTATTTGTTGAGCGGTAGTAAAACATACATCAAATATCCATCTTatctaatattatttggtAGTTGTATCTACATTTACATCATATTTGCTCCACTTTGTCAAGGTATGACTggatttaataatgaagacTTGAAAAAGATCTCATGGTTATCATCTTGGGATTTCAATTTCTAAAAGATATTacataatttttaaatgaatacTCATATCTGCTTAGTTAATTACATATATCAACAtcttaattaattaaataagtCAAAAGAATATACACGCACTGAATGATCAACGCTAGCAGAAGCTAACAgacttttattatttagtgaagaagaagacCATCTTAAACGGTTTATTCTATCACCTGGagtaattttattttcaagtttcaaaatttcaacAAAACCTTCTAAACCATAGGAATACAAGAAAATGTCACCATTTTCCAAACCTGCTgcaataaatattttactatCAACAACCCTTTGATGTACTGCTACTGCAGTAACCGcagtttcaaatttttgtGAATTGATTAACTCataatcatcatttttgaaatcccatattttaattgttttgtCTCTGGAACAtgtaataaaagaatttcCAAATTCCTTTGGAACCCAAACACAGTCCCAAATAATCCTAGTGTGTGGTTTCTCTTTCTCATATTTCAAGGtgaattcattattttctaaatttcTTTCCCATACAGCAAGTTTTCTATCTCTACTAACACTTAATAAATACTTACAGTCATGAGAAAATTGCAATCTTGTAATAGTTAAATCATGAAATGATAGAGGCGGTTTAATCTCTAACCATGTGTTTGCATCAAACATACGAATAACAGCATGTTGTCTATTATTAGATCTACATGAAGAGGCAATCAATTGCTGATCTGAAGAGACTGCAACACTAGTAATTTCGTAACCATGGCCGTATAATTTCTCAATTTCCGGCCATAGTAAATGTCTTTGTAACTGATCTTCTAGTGGGGGTGTGACTAGGGCTGAAACTAGATCatatgatatatttttattgtcaTTAGTTTCtctttcattattatcttgTTCTTCATTTTCGTCAAGATTGTCATCTGTTGTAGCCTTGTTAGATAACCCTAAAGCTGGAATAGATGCAGCTTCAGGCATATTAGATTCTGACGTAAATTTGATATCCACAAATTTCGTAATAATATCCGATACACCCTTTGGTAAGTCAAATGATCTTAGAATTTTTTCATCACCGCCGCTGACAAATCTAGTTTCAGAGATAGGTTCAACACAAACCATATCATAACCATGAATTTGTGGTCTTGAAAATTCATGCCATGTTTTTACTTTTCTTTCAACATTATTGTTATCCAACTTCCATGGAGCAAACAATCTTGTTGTTTGATCAAGAGATGTAGCAAGTAAATAATCACCGTTTGAAGACCAAGAAAGATCCGTAGCTTCCATTGCAGGTCCAGATATACCAAGTGAGGGATGCCAAAAAGTTCTATCTTTGGTTTCCCATACTCTCCATGAACCTGTTTTACCGTTGGTTAATATATAGTCGACGTCATTGTTAGAGAACCAAACACATGACCAAAAACCACCTGTTGATCCTGTAGCAGTCGATGCACCCTTTGAGGATATTTCACCTAATCTAGAGGCACAAACCCAAATACCAGATGCCTCATCAGGAGCCCAGACCATTATGGAGGTATCTGCTGTTGCTGCTAATAATTCTAAACGAGATTCATGCCATTGTAAGGAAGAAATCCAATCATCATGGCCCATTATTAATGCTTCAAAATTTATCGCAACTTTTAGATTTTGATCGTACTGgaatttatattgtttattaCTCAATAATGTTAATTTTGTTTGATCTTCATCGTAATTATctattaaatcatttgtTCTTATTCTCCAAACTCTTATGTATCTATCTTGAGAACCTGATGCTAAGAAGTAGTCGCCTGGAGTTTCCTGATAACGGAATGCTAAAGATTTTACCCAATCTTCATGGCCTTCTAATTTGGCAACTTGATGACAATTCAAGATTATATCATTCTCCAGGGAAAAAGAATGCACAAATATATGTACAGAAGTACCGCCTAAAGccaataaatatttattcgCAGATATATTAGATAGTGCCAAAGTTAATGGATAAACCCCCTTTTGAACATCTAAATTATAtccaaatttaaaatgttCGTTGCCGTTGGTgtaatttgaatttctaACCCAAATCGACACAGAGCCATCTGCACAACCGATAGCAATCAAATTATCCAATACCGATAACGTAACTATTGTACTATTATGTTCTGTAATAGTTTGTACACATTCAACATCGTTGTTATCCAAAAACTTCCAAATCTTGACATGGAAATCTTCGGAAGCAGATACCAGGTATTCCGAGTTTGGAATAAATTTAACGCATGTAACCTCTGAACAATGTCCCTTTAATGTACAATGTACACCATTAAACTCTGGATTTGTTGGATTCCATAAAGCAATATGATTACCTGCACCGAATGCTAATGTTTGCTTTTTCTTATTGTAATCGCTAACTTGAGTTTGTTTGTTGGCTCCCACAAAAATAGCCTCAGAATTTACAGAAAccatttttataaatttagGTACTATTGAGTTTACTTTAGTTATTGTAGCTACTATTGCATTGCCATGTTGCTTGAGGTATTTACTGTTACAGTTTAcctttaaaatatgatttGGCAGTTGAAACTGTATCCAGATGTTTCAATCTTAGCTCATCGCAAAATTTTTTTAGCGTTGGATCACgtgtaaatatttaaaccACCACCAGGGGCCTGTCGCTAACTCGAATGTGTCAGTAAAGTTTCACGACtctattttaatttattataattaagGTAATTTTCTAAAGCGTTCATTCAGTTGATAAAACATCAggatttgaaatatatcGTGTCCATTCAAAGGACTCTCAttactatatatatcaatagaTACTTAGCTATTTAAGTGGAATATTTtctataaaatatatacaatgTTTGggataataaataataaaaatgaattgataATCATTTATGGAAGATTAGAGTTATGTTCTCATCTTCTTTCTAGTTTTTTAGTTGATAtgaatattcaatattcGAAATCAATTTTTACATTAACGTTTTTGGTTCGGAagtttttcttctttgtttAATTATCACCTAAAAAAGTAAgtattttttggttttaaaCGACTTTTCTATTAGATGTTCACACCATCAATTACTCATCAGCATCTAAAACACAACCTAGAGAGGCATTAGATACTAACTTACGGTATTTTGATAAAGTACCTCTATTATAACGAGGAGTTGGAGCAACCCATTTAGATTTACGTTCTGCCATTTCTGCGTCACTTACTAATAAGTCAATCTTATTATTGTCAGCATCAATCACAATTTGATCACCATCTTTAACTAAACCAATTGGACCACCTTGTGCTGCTTCTGGAACAATGTGACCAATTAAGAAACCGTGAGATCCACCTGAAAATCTACCATCAGTTAATAGAGCAAC comes from the Tetrapisispora phaffii CBS 4417 chromosome 1, complete genome genome and includes:
- the PMT6 gene encoding dolichyl-phosphate-mannose-protein mannosyltransferase PMT6 (similar to Saccharomyces cerevisiae PMT6 (YGR199W); ancestral locus Anc_5.140); translated protein: MESTTSGFDEHQNLSDLSKRNNKDNVQEDVVDQIDDNKTQINEKKNVCAKNHLGFGNILVKIEPILGPLLITILSFVVRFYKIDRNKNVVWDEAHFGKFGSYYIKHEFYHDVHPPLGKMLIALSEWLAGFDGDFDFESNTAYPAGVDFKFMRQFNATFGALCAPVTYYTAKWMGFNILTVYLVSIMVTLELSYIALSKFILLDSMLLFFTMTTFSCMVKIYNLRNKPFTPQWSIWMLLTGINIGCVCSVKWVGLFITVIVGLYTIVELWALSCDATLSRKKYYKHWLIRIIDLIIIPFLVYMNCFKVHFSLLYKSGTGDASTNTLFQVNLEGTQIENSPRTVMFGSDVTIRSHGLSPNLLHSHIQTYPVGSLQNQITGYGFSDENNKWTFKFAREDGIFFDSNNKTVNGELIAVKDGDTVRLNHKSTMRNLHSHYVASHVSQGNFEVSGYGTDEGGDAKDNWIIEIVQQLKSNNPDFHQEDSENIHPVSTFFRLRHQELGCYLASTGFSYPGWGFKQSEIVCKNSWSKRDKSTWWNVEDHWNDMLEIEDDYVPPKSKFWTDFILINFAMAASNNALIPDDDKYDNLASEPWEWPTLHIGLRMCTWAHDVYRYYLIGSPFNTWLSTASLFVCIIILAYTLYEWRRQKIHLNENNIWKLSIQFVFPFIAWVTHFVPFLIMGRVTYVHHYLPALYFSMLVFASTVDYLLSGSKTYIKYPSYLILFGSCIYIYIIFAPLCQGMTGFNNEDLKKISWLSSWDFNF
- the ELP2 gene encoding Elongator subunit ELP2 (similar to Saccharomyces cerevisiae ELP2 (YGR200C); ancestral locus Anc_5.139), which produces MVSVNSEAIFVGANKQTQVSDYNKKKQTLAFGAGNHIALWNPTNPEFNGVHCTLKGHCSEVTCVKFIPNSEYLVSASEDFHVKIWKFLDNNDVECVQTITEHNSTIVTLSVLDNLIAIGCADGSVSIWVRNSNYTNGNEHFKFGYNLDVQKGVYPLTLALSNISANKYLLALGGTSVHIFVHSFSLENDIILNCHQVAKLEGHEDWVKSLAFRYQETPGDYFLASGSQDRYIRVWRIRTNDLIDNYDEDQTKLTLLSNKQYKFQYDQNLKVAINFEALIMGHDDWISSLQWHESRLELLAATADTSIMVWAPDEASGIWVCASRLGEISSKGASTATGSTGGFWSCVWFSNNDVDYILTNGKTGSWRVWETKDRTFWHPSLGISGPAMEATDLSWSSNGDYLLATSLDQTTRLFAPWKLDNNNVERKVKTWHEFSRPQIHGYDMVCVEPISETRFVSGGDEKILRSFDLPKGVSDIITKFVDIKFTSESNMPEAASIPALGLSNKATTDDNLDENEEQDNNERETNDNKNISYDLVSALVTPPLEDQLQRHLLWPEIEKLYGHGYEITSVAVSSDQQLIASSCRSNNRQHAVIRMFDANTWLEIKPPLSFHDLTITRLQFSHDCKYLLSVSRDRKLAVWERNLENNEFTLKYEKEKPHTRIIWDCVWVPKEFGNSFITCSRDKTIKIWDFKNDDYELINSQKFETAVTAVAVHQRVVDSKIFIAAGLENGDIFLYSYGLEGFVEILKLENKITPGDRINRLRWSSSSLNNKSLLASASVDHSVRVYSFDLFN